The Fibrobacter sp. UWB16 sequence ACGAGGATAGCGCCGTCCATCTGAGCAGCACCAGTCACCATGTTCTTCACATAGTCAGCATGCCCCGGGCAGTCGACGTGTGCGTAGTGACGGTTTGCGGTGGTGTATTCGACGTGAGAAGTATTGATCGTGATACCACGAGCCTTTTCTTCCGGAGCGTTGTCGATTTCATCGAAACGCTTTGCAGCGGCGAGACCCTTAGCAGCGAGAGTCGTGCAGATTGCTGCAGTAAGAGTGGTTTTACCGTGGTCAACGTGACCGATGGTGCCGATGTTGCAATGCGGCTTACTTCTGTCAAAATGTTCTTTTGCCATTATTCTATCTCCATTTTAGTGAGAGCCCAGATCGGGAGTCGGACCCGAGACCTCTTCCTTACCAAGGAAGTGCTCTACCAC is a genomic window containing:
- a CDS encoding GTP-binding protein; this translates as MAKEHFDRSKPHCNIGTIGHVDHGKTTLTAAICTTLAAKGLAAAKRFDEIDNAPEEKARGITINTSHVEYTTANRHYAHVDCPGHADYVKNMVTGAAQMDGAILV